The Hymenobacter sp. GOD-10R genome includes a window with the following:
- a CDS encoding FdhF/YdeP family oxidoreductase translates to MEKSPAQEPDKSGKTHEQTVTNNVPVSGQRPDQGAAPTNDHYDNGGKGDADKRIMEAPDTLGAKHKFPVLAQPPEEFTGLKLGKPFKTAAGVEAVLKSMQFSWGEAGLVRGTHALTKLNQKDGFDCSSCAWPDPDDHRSVAEFCENGAKATASDTDHRTIGPDFFAQHSVADLSRFTDRDLNNAGRITHPMVLRPGTTHYTPISWPEAFRIVADELNALQSPDEAAFYTSGKVPNEPAYAYQLFVREFGTNNLPDCSNMCHESSGAALTNTTGLGKGSVTLNDFYEAEVIIIMGQNPGTNHPRMLTALQKAKRNGAKIIAVNPLMEAGLNHFKNPQDFMNPLRAIGTLVGDGTQITDLWLQVRVNGDMAVLRGIMKYLFEAEENNPGQVIDYDFIKEYTAHFDEFKEEILNTSWEDIEEMGGIPRQQLLDAANIIANKKKIITCWAMGLTQQKNAVYSIGEIVNLHLIKGAVGIPGAGLCPVRGHSNVQGDRTMGIWERPSPQFLDALENEFDFSPPREHGLDSVESAKAMHDGRIKVFMSFGGNFLSAMPDTEFIAECMRKQRLTVFIAPKLNRGHLVTGETSLLLPCLVRSEVDNQKTGQQFVTCENSMGVVSMSKGILKPLEGDMLSETAIVCGIALTTLEGRTKTDWVAMTENYDVIRNHIERTIPGFEKFNEKVRHPGGFYLPNGPRERKFTTDNAKANFTVTEMKKHTVEPDQLVLFSLRSHDQFNTTVYDYNDRYRGVYGERRVIFMNPRDMKERGIKERQLVNITSHFEGQKRMAERFVAIPYDMPKGNCGAYYPEMNVLVPVASVADVSNQPTSKWVVVTVEPVAEILPEGTTKTERIAVPA, encoded by the coding sequence ATGGAAAAATCACCCGCTCAAGAACCCGATAAAAGCGGTAAAACGCACGAGCAGACGGTCACGAATAACGTGCCCGTGAGTGGGCAGCGACCTGATCAAGGCGCGGCGCCCACCAATGACCACTACGACAACGGCGGCAAAGGTGACGCTGACAAACGCATTATGGAAGCGCCGGATACCCTAGGTGCCAAGCACAAGTTTCCGGTGCTGGCCCAACCCCCCGAAGAATTTACGGGCCTGAAGCTAGGTAAGCCGTTCAAAACGGCTGCCGGTGTAGAAGCCGTGCTGAAATCCATGCAGTTCTCGTGGGGCGAAGCCGGCTTAGTACGCGGGACGCACGCACTGACGAAGCTCAACCAAAAGGACGGCTTCGACTGTAGCTCTTGCGCTTGGCCTGACCCTGATGACCACCGCTCAGTAGCGGAGTTCTGCGAAAACGGTGCGAAGGCTACGGCTTCCGATACCGACCACCGCACTATTGGTCCCGACTTTTTCGCCCAGCACAGCGTAGCTGATCTATCGCGCTTCACCGACCGCGACTTGAATAATGCCGGCCGCATCACCCACCCCATGGTGTTGCGCCCGGGCACCACCCACTATACGCCTATCTCCTGGCCCGAAGCGTTTCGCATCGTGGCCGACGAGCTGAATGCGTTACAGTCGCCTGACGAAGCGGCGTTTTATACTTCGGGCAAAGTGCCTAACGAGCCGGCGTACGCTTACCAGCTTTTCGTGCGCGAATTTGGGACCAACAACCTGCCCGACTGCTCTAACATGTGCCACGAATCAAGTGGCGCGGCCTTGACTAACACCACAGGCCTAGGTAAAGGATCGGTGACGCTCAATGACTTCTACGAAGCCGAGGTCATTATCATCATGGGGCAGAACCCCGGCACGAACCACCCCCGTATGCTCACGGCTTTGCAGAAAGCCAAGCGTAATGGAGCCAAGATCATTGCTGTGAACCCGCTGATGGAAGCGGGTCTGAACCACTTCAAGAACCCGCAAGACTTCATGAACCCGTTGCGTGCCATTGGTACGCTGGTGGGCGACGGCACCCAAATCACCGACTTGTGGCTGCAAGTGCGGGTGAACGGCGACATGGCTGTACTGCGCGGCATCATGAAATACTTGTTTGAAGCCGAAGAAAATAACCCCGGCCAGGTTATCGACTACGACTTTATCAAAGAGTACACTGCTCACTTTGACGAGTTCAAGGAGGAAATACTCAACACGAGCTGGGAAGATATTGAAGAGATGGGCGGTATCCCGCGTCAGCAATTGCTAGATGCTGCCAACATCATCGCCAATAAGAAGAAGATCATCACTTGCTGGGCCATGGGCCTGACGCAGCAGAAAAACGCTGTGTATAGCATCGGTGAAATCGTGAACCTGCACCTAATTAAGGGCGCAGTAGGCATCCCCGGCGCGGGCCTGTGCCCAGTACGTGGCCACTCCAATGTGCAAGGTGACCGGACGATGGGCATTTGGGAACGGCCTAGCCCCCAGTTTCTGGATGCGCTGGAAAACGAGTTCGACTTCTCACCGCCTCGTGAGCACGGGCTCGACTCAGTGGAATCGGCTAAGGCCATGCACGACGGCCGCATTAAGGTGTTTATGAGCTTTGGCGGTAACTTCCTGTCGGCCATGCCTGATACCGAGTTTATTGCCGAATGCATGCGCAAACAGCGCCTCACGGTGTTCATCGCGCCCAAGCTGAACCGCGGCCACCTCGTGACGGGCGAGACCTCGCTGCTGCTACCTTGCCTGGTACGCTCGGAGGTTGACAATCAGAAGACCGGCCAACAGTTCGTGACCTGCGAAAACTCGATGGGCGTGGTCAGCATGTCGAAAGGCATCCTGAAGCCGCTGGAGGGCGATATGCTCAGCGAGACGGCTATCGTGTGCGGCATCGCTCTCACCACGCTGGAAGGCCGGACAAAAACCGACTGGGTCGCTATGACGGAGAACTACGATGTCATTCGCAACCATATCGAGCGGACGATTCCGGGCTTTGAGAAATTTAACGAGAAAGTGCGTCACCCCGGCGGTTTCTATCTACCCAATGGCCCACGCGAACGGAAGTTTACGACCGATAATGCGAAGGCTAACTTCACCGTAACGGAGATGAAGAAGCACACGGTAGAGCCCGATCAGTTGGTGCTCTTCAGCCTGCGTAGCCACGACCAATTCAACACCACCGTGTACGACTACAACGACCGCTACCGCGGCGTGTACGGCGAGCGGCGCGTGATCTTCATGAACCCCCGCGACATGAAGGAGCGCGGCATTAAGGAGCGGCAACTGGTAAACATCACGAGTCACTTTGAAGGGCAAAAGCGGATGGCGGAACGCTTCGTCGCTATTCCCTACGACATGCCAAAAGGCAATTGCGGAGCTTACTATCCCGAGATGAACGTGCTAGTACCCGTTGCCAGCGTCGCCGACGTGAGCAACCAGCCCACCTCCAAGTGGGTGGTAGTGACGGTGGAGCCGGTAGCCGAGATTCTGCCCGAAGGCACTACCAAAACGGAACGCATTGCGGTACCGGCCTAG
- a CDS encoding FtsX-like permease family protein — MNVPLLIARRYFSSKKKRNIISIISNISMIGVAVGTMALIIVLSVFNGLEDLVRSLYSKSDPDLVISATKGKAFEVRAPLLTKLKATPGVSLVTEVIEDNALLQYHDRQMVVKMKGVSENFFAQSNIDSALVEGDHQLMRGGEPYALLGAGVQHELSIALNNRFSPLHLLYPRNTGKKALSLNPENAFNEQNIFAGGVFLIEQHIDDSYIFVPLEFAQSLLRYGNKRTSLEVRVGKDYSISDVKETLRSELGTNFQVLDSDEQHVSLLKAIKVEKMFVFITFAFILLIASLNIFFSLSMLVIDKRKDVAVLMAMGCTRVTIRNIFLYEGAIVALVGAVTGLVLGVTICWLQQTFGLVSMGMATSVVDSYPVKMQFLDIILTSIAIIVITITVSIRPALAASQQDLRENL, encoded by the coding sequence ATGAACGTTCCGCTGCTCATTGCTCGGCGTTATTTCTCCTCCAAGAAGAAGCGCAATATCATTAGCATCATCTCCAACATTTCCATGATCGGCGTGGCAGTGGGAACGATGGCGCTCATCATTGTGCTATCCGTATTCAATGGCCTGGAGGATTTAGTCCGCTCGCTCTACAGCAAATCGGACCCTGATCTGGTTATTTCAGCCACCAAAGGCAAGGCCTTCGAAGTACGAGCCCCCTTGCTGACCAAGCTGAAGGCTACACCCGGCGTGTCGCTCGTAACGGAGGTCATTGAAGACAACGCCCTGCTTCAGTACCACGACCGGCAGATGGTGGTGAAGATGAAAGGGGTGAGCGAAAACTTTTTCGCCCAGAGCAACATCGACTCGGCGCTGGTAGAAGGCGACCACCAACTCATGCGTGGTGGCGAGCCGTACGCGCTGCTCGGCGCTGGCGTGCAGCACGAGCTAAGCATTGCACTAAACAACCGGTTTTCGCCCTTGCACTTACTCTATCCACGCAATACGGGGAAAAAGGCGCTGTCGCTCAACCCCGAAAATGCCTTTAATGAGCAGAATATCTTCGCTGGTGGGGTTTTCCTGATCGAGCAGCATATTGACGATAGCTACATCTTTGTGCCGTTAGAGTTCGCGCAGAGCCTACTGCGCTACGGTAATAAGCGTACCTCCCTAGAAGTCCGGGTTGGTAAGGACTATAGCATTTCGGACGTAAAGGAAACGCTGCGGAGTGAGCTAGGTACTAATTTCCAAGTGCTTGATTCGGATGAGCAGCACGTGAGCCTGCTGAAGGCCATCAAAGTGGAGAAGATGTTCGTGTTCATCACGTTTGCCTTTATCCTGCTTATTGCCTCGCTCAACATCTTCTTCTCGCTCTCAATGCTCGTGATTGACAAGCGCAAAGACGTCGCCGTGCTGATGGCAATGGGATGTACGCGCGTCACAATCCGCAACATATTCTTGTACGAAGGCGCTATTGTAGCCTTGGTAGGAGCCGTGACAGGGTTGGTGCTAGGCGTTACGATCTGCTGGCTACAGCAGACCTTTGGGCTGGTATCCATGGGCATGGCCACGAGCGTGGTCGACTCTTACCCCGTGAAGATGCAGTTCCTCGACATTATCCTAACGTCCATCGCTATTATCGTGATTACCATCACGGTATCGATCCGGCCAGCACTAGCGGCATCGCAGCAAGATTTGCGCGAAAACCTATAA
- a CDS encoding DEAD/DEAH box helicase has product MKVSTSQPFQIVYSLLEHEYLGYLFESYVVQRNSRGQLTLQHQTVSAKNASEFANGLDEVDFELVALTDQIQQDAVIKEFWPKKTTPADFFLKIYDAEKGDKALQDAICRYVQERMSQILDRLAGKCVFIMGKDGEPTWREIGLAEEPASVLFHFRRNEESTHYFPTIQYKGQKLDFQFKNAVLVCVHPAWLLLDNLIYNFSKDVDGKKLLPFLNKKFIIIPRQVEDSYFQRFVAPLVESFDVHARGFDIRSERYIARPQLTFSDAPRTVGVAEEERRPTAGRPRTTELVVPAVSDHIHFDLSFRYGDHTVPNSYDKRVSVKLEKTSDSYVFHRLIRNFEQEQDSLRELADRALEVRNGQAVMEKATAFRWLHSNAEDLARLGFTVKQGTTSGKDYFIGAVTVQVGITETNDWFDVHGTVHFGEFEIPFIKLRPYILNKRHEFRLPNGQIAIIPEEWFTQYLELFAFAEEHQQSLTLRKHHLALVSDLQNGNLATVTISRKLEKLRGFEAVEDRPLPTGFRGELRPYQKAGYNWLHFVKDYHFGGCLADDMGLGKTVQTLALLLHRKESGEAGGAASLLAMPTSLVFNWMSEAYKFTPNLRLLIYTGTYRDKNVEQFAGYDVVLTSYGIVRLDAELLRTYHFDYIILDESQAIKNPSSTTSQAVRGLKSRHRLILTGTPVENSTMDLWSQMSFINPGLLGSQAFFRKEFLKPIEKSKDEARTRKLHALIKPFILRRHKAQVAKELPAKIEHLSYCSMTEEQAQCYEETKSYYRNKILKNIEEHGTAGTQFMLLQGLTKLRQIANHPRMADEGYEAESGKLREVIRMIRGVVSEKHKVLVFSQFVKHLDIVRESLDERQIAYAYLDGNTRERHREVQRFQENDDLRVFLISLKAGGVGLNLTAADYVFILDPWWNPAVEAQAVDRAHRIGQQRTVFTYKFISKNTVEEKILALQNKKIQLVTDLITTDEAIIKSLTKEDIEELLG; this is encoded by the coding sequence ATGAAAGTTTCTACTTCTCAACCATTTCAGATTGTTTACTCACTTCTAGAACATGAGTACTTAGGCTATCTGTTTGAGTCGTACGTAGTCCAGCGTAACTCACGCGGTCAGCTTACGCTGCAGCACCAAACAGTATCGGCTAAGAACGCATCGGAGTTTGCAAACGGTCTTGATGAAGTAGATTTTGAATTAGTTGCCCTCACCGACCAGATCCAGCAGGACGCAGTTATCAAGGAGTTCTGGCCCAAGAAGACAACGCCTGCTGACTTCTTTCTGAAGATATACGACGCCGAAAAAGGCGACAAAGCGCTGCAAGATGCCATCTGCCGCTACGTGCAGGAGCGTATGAGCCAGATTTTGGATCGGCTGGCTGGCAAGTGCGTGTTCATTATGGGTAAGGACGGGGAACCGACGTGGCGCGAAATCGGGCTAGCGGAGGAGCCAGCCTCAGTGCTGTTTCACTTCCGGCGCAACGAAGAAAGCACGCACTACTTCCCCACCATTCAGTACAAAGGACAAAAGCTTGATTTTCAGTTCAAAAACGCGGTGCTCGTGTGCGTGCATCCCGCATGGCTGTTGCTGGATAACCTGATTTACAACTTCAGCAAAGACGTTGACGGCAAGAAGCTGCTACCGTTCTTAAATAAGAAGTTTATTATAATTCCGCGGCAGGTAGAAGACAGCTACTTCCAACGCTTTGTGGCGCCGTTGGTGGAGTCGTTTGATGTGCACGCCCGCGGCTTTGATATCCGCTCGGAGCGCTACATTGCCCGGCCGCAGCTCACGTTCTCCGATGCGCCCCGCACGGTAGGTGTGGCGGAAGAAGAGCGCCGCCCTACGGCGGGCCGGCCGCGCACTACGGAGCTTGTTGTCCCGGCTGTTTCCGACCATATTCACTTCGATTTATCGTTTCGCTACGGCGATCATACCGTCCCGAACAGCTACGATAAGCGCGTGAGCGTGAAGCTGGAGAAGACATCGGATTCGTATGTGTTTCATCGCCTTATCCGCAACTTTGAGCAGGAGCAGGACAGCCTCCGCGAGCTAGCCGACCGAGCGCTGGAAGTCCGCAACGGCCAAGCCGTGATGGAAAAAGCCACTGCTTTCCGCTGGCTCCATAGCAACGCCGAAGACCTAGCTCGGCTAGGCTTCACGGTAAAACAAGGCACTACTTCCGGCAAAGACTACTTTATCGGTGCCGTTACGGTCCAGGTGGGCATCACCGAAACCAATGACTGGTTTGATGTACACGGCACCGTTCACTTCGGCGAGTTTGAAATACCCTTTATCAAACTGCGGCCTTATATCCTGAACAAGCGCCACGAATTTCGGCTGCCAAACGGACAGATTGCCATCATTCCGGAAGAGTGGTTTACGCAGTACTTGGAGCTATTCGCCTTTGCCGAAGAACATCAGCAGTCGCTCACGTTGCGCAAGCACCACCTCGCGCTGGTGTCTGACCTGCAAAACGGCAACTTAGCCACTGTTACTATTTCGCGCAAACTAGAAAAACTGCGCGGCTTTGAAGCAGTAGAGGACCGGCCGTTACCTACTGGCTTCCGTGGCGAATTGCGGCCTTACCAGAAGGCTGGCTACAACTGGCTACACTTCGTGAAAGATTACCATTTTGGCGGTTGTTTGGCCGACGATATGGGACTTGGCAAGACGGTGCAAACGTTAGCGCTGCTGCTGCACCGCAAAGAAAGCGGCGAAGCAGGCGGCGCAGCTTCGCTCTTAGCTATGCCTACTTCGCTAGTCTTCAACTGGATGAGTGAGGCTTATAAGTTTACGCCCAACCTGCGTCTGCTGATCTACACGGGTACGTACCGCGACAAAAACGTGGAGCAGTTTGCCGGCTACGACGTAGTCTTGACTAGCTACGGCATTGTACGACTCGACGCTGAGCTGCTGCGCACCTACCACTTCGACTACATAATTCTAGACGAGTCGCAGGCGATTAAGAACCCTAGCTCTACCACGTCGCAGGCGGTGCGAGGGCTTAAGTCGCGGCACCGGCTTATTCTGACGGGAACGCCGGTGGAAAACAGCACCATGGACTTATGGTCGCAGATGTCGTTTATCAATCCTGGCTTGCTCGGGTCACAGGCTTTTTTCCGTAAAGAATTCCTGAAGCCCATTGAGAAAAGCAAGGATGAGGCCCGCACCCGTAAGCTACATGCACTCATCAAACCCTTTATTCTGCGCCGACATAAGGCGCAAGTAGCAAAGGAGTTGCCAGCCAAAATAGAGCATCTGAGCTACTGCTCCATGACGGAGGAGCAGGCGCAGTGCTACGAAGAAACCAAGAGCTACTACCGCAATAAAATTCTGAAGAACATCGAGGAGCATGGCACGGCAGGCACGCAGTTTATGCTCCTGCAAGGGTTGACCAAGCTTCGCCAGATTGCGAACCATCCCCGTATGGCCGACGAAGGCTACGAGGCGGAGTCGGGTAAGCTGCGCGAGGTGATTCGTATGATTCGGGGGGTAGTGTCAGAAAAACACAAGGTGCTGGTATTTAGCCAGTTTGTGAAGCACCTTGATATCGTGCGCGAATCGCTCGACGAGCGGCAGATTGCCTATGCCTACCTCGACGGCAACACGCGCGAGCGGCACCGAGAGGTGCAGCGCTTCCAGGAGAACGACGACTTACGCGTATTTCTCATTTCTCTGAAAGCCGGTGGTGTGGGCCTCAATCTTACGGCCGCCGATTATGTATTCATTCTCGACCCGTGGTGGAACCCCGCCGTGGAGGCGCAAGCCGTGGATCGGGCTCACCGCATCGGGCAACAGCGGACGGTGTTCACCTATAAGTTCATCAGTAAGAACACCGTAGAAGAAAAAATACTAGCGCTCCAGAACAAAAAGATTCAGCTCGTAACCGATTTGATAACGACCGACGAAGCCATCATCAAGAGCTTGACTAAGGAAGATATCGAAGAGCTACTAGGGTAA
- the fdhD gene encoding formate dehydrogenase accessory sulfurtransferase FdhD: MASPVFLPATSYDYATVQRVTGEKVVTESDLVAAEEPLEIRLGFGPAGQREHRTLSVTMRTPGHDFELAAGFLLTEGIIQSRQELTGVIYCPDVEKPEERENVVRAELASSVEVSMPRLERHFYTSSSCGVCGKTSIDAVQAASCPVLPTDGPFVAAELIHELPARQRAAQELFEQTGGLHAAALFSPTGELLLLREDVGRHNALDKVIGAALLQEWLPLHNCILLVSGRASFELVQKAAVAGIPVLAAVGAPSSLAVQAATGFGMTLLGFVRQQRYNIYSGSWRIQMTA; this comes from the coding sequence ATGGCTTCTCCCGTCTTTTTACCAGCAACTAGCTACGACTACGCCACCGTACAGCGCGTGACGGGCGAAAAGGTAGTCACCGAATCGGATCTGGTAGCGGCCGAGGAGCCACTCGAAATTCGGCTTGGCTTCGGGCCAGCCGGTCAGCGCGAGCACCGGACTTTATCCGTGACCATGCGCACGCCCGGCCACGACTTCGAGCTAGCCGCCGGGTTTCTGCTCACCGAAGGCATCATTCAAAGTCGCCAAGAACTAACGGGCGTTATCTACTGCCCCGATGTGGAGAAGCCGGAGGAGCGCGAAAATGTGGTGCGCGCCGAGCTAGCTTCCTCCGTAGAGGTATCGATGCCACGGCTGGAGCGCCACTTCTACACCTCATCGAGTTGTGGCGTATGCGGCAAAACGAGCATCGACGCAGTGCAAGCCGCTTCGTGCCCGGTGCTACCCACCGACGGCCCCTTCGTAGCTGCCGAGCTGATTCATGAATTGCCGGCGCGGCAGCGGGCAGCGCAGGAGCTGTTTGAGCAAACCGGCGGTTTGCACGCGGCCGCGCTGTTTTCGCCTACCGGCGAGCTGCTGCTATTGCGCGAAGATGTGGGGCGCCATAATGCCTTAGATAAAGTGATTGGCGCTGCGCTCCTGCAAGAATGGCTGCCGCTCCACAACTGCATTTTGCTGGTGAGCGGGCGAGCTAGCTTTGAATTGGTGCAGAAAGCTGCCGTGGCGGGCATCCCGGTGCTAGCGGCGGTGGGCGCTCCAAGTAGCCTAGCCGTGCAAGCGGCCACTGGGTTCGGCATGACGTTGCTCGGCTTTGTGCGGCAGCAGCGCTATAATATTTATTCGGGTTCGTGGCGAATTCAGATGACCGCTTAA
- a CDS encoding DUF7009 family protein — MKLRIEDNTLRLRLSEEEVQQFGEKGRVSATVKLGPKPSDQLVYTLEHSPNAEATALKVVYAVGALDVQVPRQLATEWVSTDRVGFSDSIPVTPDQQLRVLVEKDFDCKH, encoded by the coding sequence ATGAAGCTCCGCATTGAAGACAATACCCTGCGCCTACGTCTTTCCGAAGAAGAAGTGCAACAGTTCGGCGAAAAAGGCCGGGTTTCCGCTACGGTAAAGCTAGGTCCAAAGCCTAGCGACCAGCTGGTGTACACCCTCGAACACTCGCCTAACGCTGAGGCCACGGCCCTAAAAGTAGTGTACGCCGTAGGTGCCCTCGATGTGCAGGTGCCGCGCCAACTAGCCACCGAATGGGTCAGTACCGACCGTGTCGGCTTTTCTGACTCTATCCCTGTAACTCCTGATCAGCAACTGCGCGTGTTGGTCGAAAAGGATTTCGACTGCAAGCACTAG
- the moeB gene encoding molybdopterin-synthase adenylyltransferase MoeB: MLSPTERQRYRRHLQLPEIGEAGQAKLLAARVLVVGAGGLGCPVLQYLAAAGVGTLGIADADKVEASNLQRQVLFGETDLGQLKAEAAARAVQRLNPAVHCEVYPQRVDLADVRDLVAQYDVVVDGSDNFPTRYLLNDACVSLGKPLISGAIYKFEGQVSVFNYQGGPTYRCLFPQPPSAAEAPNCDATGVLGVLPGLIGCAQATETLKVILGLGEVLRGRLWLFDALSFQTRILRFPRNPERAMVNLDTANQTDYAELCHPPLHEITAQELQEQLASDTPPFLLDVREPAEYELGHLPGATLIPLAYLADRIEEVPRHHPVVVYCRTGRRSAAAIEQFQEKFGFDNLLNLAGGLTAWAAEVDPAMAEAVA, from the coding sequence TTGCTTTCTCCTACCGAACGTCAGCGTTACCGCCGCCATTTGCAGCTGCCCGAAATCGGCGAGGCTGGTCAAGCAAAGCTGTTGGCTGCCCGGGTTCTTGTTGTGGGCGCTGGGGGCCTAGGTTGCCCAGTGCTGCAATACTTGGCTGCCGCTGGAGTCGGCACGCTCGGCATCGCCGACGCCGACAAAGTGGAAGCGAGTAATCTTCAGCGCCAAGTGCTTTTTGGTGAGACCGACCTAGGTCAGCTAAAAGCCGAAGCCGCTGCCCGCGCCGTGCAGCGCCTCAATCCCGCCGTGCACTGCGAGGTGTACCCACAACGCGTCGACCTAGCCGATGTGCGAGACCTAGTAGCCCAATACGATGTAGTGGTTGATGGCTCCGACAACTTCCCTACCCGCTACCTACTCAACGATGCGTGCGTGAGCCTAGGTAAGCCCTTGATTTCGGGCGCTATCTACAAGTTTGAAGGGCAAGTTTCGGTGTTCAACTACCAAGGCGGGCCCACGTACCGGTGCTTGTTTCCGCAACCGCCTTCGGCCGCCGAAGCACCCAACTGCGACGCCACCGGCGTGCTCGGCGTGCTGCCTGGCCTCATCGGATGCGCTCAAGCCACCGAAACGCTCAAGGTAATTCTTGGCTTGGGCGAAGTGCTGCGCGGCCGGCTGTGGCTATTTGATGCGCTTTCTTTCCAAACCCGCATTCTGCGTTTTCCTCGCAATCCTGAGCGGGCCATGGTCAACCTAGACACCGCTAACCAAACTGATTACGCCGAGCTGTGCCACCCGCCGCTCCACGAAATCACGGCCCAAGAGCTACAAGAACAGCTGGCGTCAGACACGCCGCCCTTCCTGCTCGATGTGCGGGAGCCCGCCGAGTATGAGCTAGGCCATTTGCCCGGCGCTACCCTCATCCCGTTGGCGTACCTAGCAGATCGGATTGAGGAAGTACCGCGGCACCATCCCGTTGTCGTGTACTGCCGCACGGGGCGCCGTAGCGCGGCCGCTATCGAGCAGTTTCAGGAAAAGTTTGGCTTCGATAACCTGCTGAATTTAGCTGGCGGCCTTACGGCCTGGGCCGCAGAAGTAGACCCGGCCATGGCAGAAGCGGTAGCCTAA